tagaaatgctccaatatttttttcatatttttaatgattatttttagtttttttttttcccaatttttttcttcttctgtaagTTTTCACACAACAtaaacttttacacacacacccccaaaaaacacacacagtttctaATCAAATAAATCATGACCACAAACTGCTATCTCCCAACAACCACATGAGAAGCATCTGTCAAAAAGCACATGTTGGtttttaaagcaaaaaaggCCAAATAACCCAGAATTATGTCGTTCTGCATAACAAACATCCCAGCaaaaaaagcccccccccccaagcccCTCTATAACCAAGCAGCAGGCCTGTGTGCTACGTCCAGACCACCTGTAAGGAGCCATCCCCAAAACTGAAACCTGACATTTCTGACGTGGCACCTCTCAAACAGgaccactcactcactcaccgaCCTCAGCACCGCCTGACACCACCTTTCTTTAAGGGCTGGCAGTGGTGTCTGGAGCTCCATCCGAAGGTGGGGCAGCTCCCAAATCAGCTTCCAAAGTTCAGCCCCGTCGCTTCCTTCccggagcagcagcagcgcagCTTGTTTTCCAGGCGCCAGCTGGATTAACCTGGGGACGGGCCGGtaaacaccaccacctccacctcctccacctcctccacctcctcactGCCAGtagcacaacaacaacaacgacgACGACGCACGTAGAAACTAGCAGAAAGGCGGTTAGTTAAGCCCCActcacctccaccacctcctcctccacctcctccacctcctcctcctcctcctcctccttcttccccTCAGCTGAGACTTGTAGCTCTCAGGAGTGATGATGGAGGACGGTGGCGAATAAACTGGAGCTAGCTTAGCTATCTTCtctgagtttatcctgctgctCCGAcccgcctgtctgtctgcctgtctgtctgcccgcctgtctgtctgtccgtcctcCGCTGGCCGTTGGGTTAATCCGCTCTCGGGGTGGGCAGCAGGCCGAGCctcagacagagctgctgtttaCTGAGATTTGCTGCTCCTGTCCGAAGCCTGAACACTTCAcaccagaggaggaggagcagcaggggcaaggggaggaggaggaggaggaagagggggggggggtgtccttTTGCTCCCACAACACACTGCGGTCTGTTACGCAAAGGCCGATCCCTCCTCAAGCCCTCCACCGTCCAATCAGAAGGCAAGACTCGGAACAGTGACTCAGAGTCGACTCACTGGCGCGTCTTCATTCATTTAACCCCTTCGccccccctcccaaaaaaagagaggatttattattaatttgattatttgatatGATTTAATATTCATATAAGTTAACATTAGTTAACATgaattccctcaatttaatcaATTGTTCTTACTCTTGTTAAATCATTCCCTAAATTAAATAATTCCCatagtttaataaataatttactcagtaaatttcatatatttttttatttaataaaccattcccCTAAATTAATCAACAAtgattcatttaatttaattaatcaacaatgtattatattgttttttatttaataaatcattccctaaatgtaataaacaatTCCATTAATGTGATAAATActtccttcagtttaataaataattccctcaatttaataacattttattttaataaaataaatgtaataaattattcCCTACATTTAATAAACAATTCCATAAATGTGATAAATTcttccttcagtttaataaataattccctcaatttaataacattttatttcaatttaaaaaaatgtaataaaccaTTCCCTAAATGTGATAAATTcttccttcagtttaataaataattccctcaatttaataacattttatttcaataaaataaatgtaataaaccaTTCCCTAAATGTGATAAATTCTTCCTtcagtttattaaataattccctcaatttaataacattttatttcaataaaataaatgcaataaatcattccctaaatgtaataaatcattccaTCCATTTcattgttccctcagtttaattaATCAGCCACTCAACTGAATACAtctttccctcaatttaacGATCAGTTctttcagtttaataaatcataataaatcattccttcagtttaataaattgaAGTGATAGTGAGTTATTCAATTTGAAGGAACGCTTTACTACATAAGGGGAACTATTTATATctcaaaatattatattattatatatattatatctgaACGAGATACTAGGTTTCCTACAGTGGGAAACTACATGTTTCTTGGCCTTGCAAAATAATGAGAGCTCAGTACAAAGAAGTGACAAACCTCAAACCTCAAACCCACTGATGTTCTCCTTTAAATGCTAACATCTCCCATGagtaaaacagagctgtaaaacaggccagttTCAAACCCTCACACTGTTGCCTATCAGTCCTGGCTCGTTATATTTACGGCCCAAAAATGCACATGCATCCAGTCCACCTTTCCAGTCTTCCAGACGTTGGGAGAATATGGTAGTGAGGATAGAAAAGACTCAAATTGAATAATATTTTGAGCTGCGGCcaaatgtttcttttaaaattgtGTTCCAGAGTGTCCAGAGGTACTCCTGATTTCTGGGTTCTGGGTAGGATAACCTCTGCAACCCTGGATGGCTGGTCGGATGGAGGCTCAAGGTTAATAGTAAAGTATATAGTACAGGGTTGAAGGCCATTTCCAGAAAAAAAAGGTATGGTTTGACTTGACTTTCTTTAACTTTTTCAGTATAAGAAACAACGGCGCCCCCTGGTGGTTAGGGATTCAGTGTCAGACTGTACCACAAAGCAAACTCAGCAAActcagggttaggttaaggttgctAGCTACATGAATACGTTGCTATTTACTTCTAACTTTATTCTTGTTTGCCTCTTTTTGCACTATGCATGaaacaaaagcaacaaaaacacATCAATTATTCTCACCAGATAGTGTTGTAAAAATATCGTCGCttgtttttcactttgtctCAAAAtgtcttgatgaatggaccaatagaaatgctccaaaataatacaaccttttcacattgacttccattgaaagttaaaaaaaaacgttaTCCCTGTCTgccagtgtaaaaaaaaacaacacggTCAATTTATCTGATTCAAATGTGCATAATTTCCACATAAACCAAATCCATCACCACAGTTAGTAAACCGAAAGGCAAAACTGTGTTGACGTAGTCCATCGTAACTGTCACAGAAAAGTACAGGAGAGGGACGAAAAAATGTCCTCCACTTTAAACGGAAGTCAACATAaaaatttggagcatttctattggtccgttcaccatgaaattctgacatgatataaagaacaactgacagattcacattatgtcaggAAGCAATAAACAAAGCAGAAATGGATCTCCTTTAACACAAAGAacacaataataacaaaaatttacatgtgaaaaaaatgtatttagggCGCCATTGCTTTTTCACAggccaatatgttaaattaagcgAATAAACAGTAGAtatgctttagaatgtgcagtagtgtcagattcacattcggtcaaaaagtcaaaaattatatttgtatcattcaaaaataaaaaagaaaaattttAGGTGATAGTAGCGATGCTGTATATGCGCACATTTAGGTGCTCATTTGGCAGACAGTGTCTTGGTTACATCCCTGCAGCAGCTGCTTATACTGTTCTTTGACGTCCTGGTACAGAGGTGAGAAGCTGTCGAGGCCTGGCAGGGTCACAGGTTTCTCGTTCACTCGGACCTGCAGCCGAAAGCCATCAGGACAGTCGTACAGCGCCGCCAGCAGGTTAGCAGTGTAGGGCATGTTCCGGCTGCAGCGGAAAGCTCGGCCACGCTGAAGGGCAAAGTTGGTAGAGGTGAGGCTGGTGCTGTCTTTGAAGAGGCCCAGCAGGGTCAGGAGGGGCAGCAGCGTTTCGGCGTGGCCAACCTGCACGGTGACCGCCTCCGACACGGGCAGACCAGACCTGAGGGAAGGAGAGAAGTTTTAGAAGCGATAGGCTGCCTCTATGCTgcctcaggtggttgctaggatgttgctagctggttgttAGGTGCTTGGCATGCTAGGATGCTGCTGACGATAGTCGATATGCTATGTCTATCAGCTGCTATGGAGTTGCAAGGTGGGTGTAATGGTgatgcaaggtggttgctatgcagttgctatgatgtccCAGGTTGTCATGTGGAGATATGCTGTTTTACAAGTGATTACTATGATTGTTAGATGGTTGTCAGGTGCATGGTAGGGTCCTGCTGACTAGTTGTCCTGCCATGTCTGacggttgctatgctgttgctagatggttgctatgttgttggtGGCCTCTCGGATGTTGCAAGCTGGTTGTTAGATGCTTGGTATTCTAGGGTCCTGCTGACTAATTGGTATGCCATGCCTttcagttgctatgctgttgctaggtggttgtcaTGTTGTATTAAGTGATTGCAATGTTGTTTTTAGTGACTGCTGTTCTACAAGTCCGCTGGTATACTGCCTCAGGTGGTTGCCAGgtattgctggctggctgacagATGCCTAGTCTGCTAGGGTCCTGCTGTCAAGTTGGTATGCCATGTTGGtcggttgctatgtggttgctatggtgtcacagatAGTAGTTAGGACATTGCTAGGTATTTACTTAGATATCCCACAGCACCATGAAACCACAGGATGcttttgctagatggttgctgtgcTGTTGTAAGTGGTTGCTACGTAGTTGCTATGGCTACAATGTTCCCCAGGTTGTTACACAATTAGTGTGATGTTTTGCAGCTCTTACTTGCTCTGGTTGGCTGCAGTCTCAAGGCGGATGAATAGGTCGTGGAAGAGAATGCAGCTGGACTTGCTGTTGATGTCATGGCCGTACCCTTTCTTCCAGTACTGCTTCAGGTCACCAGAGTATTCTATCACCTGATGCACCCGATTACATCACAGATATATGCTTATAATCAGGGGTGGGCGAtttaacacacatacagtgtataACATATTTATGAAATAATACGCTTCATACACATAGAacttaacatacactatatgtccaaatgtttgtggacacccctaataaatgcattcagctaccttaacttgcaaccattgctgactcAGATACAGTTTACAGCAAAGTACTGACTCTCagaagcaggtaaacatgaaccttgcTGCCTAACACCAGTAATGgtctaaaggggtataaagccccccaacactgAGCCGTGGAATGGATGAGATggtaatcattcaacatcctgacctcactaacgctcttgtcgctgtatgcaatcaaatcctcccagcaatgctccgaaatctaatagaaagcctttttccctggacactagagacagttaccccaacagaGGCAGGATCCACTCTTTTTTCATAGCCTTGATTTTGCAAGAAACattgaaagagcaggtgtcccaatacttttgtccatatagtgtatactggAACTGGAACCAGATCACCAGTGTTGTCAGTGTCTGGTCAGCGTCTGGTCAGTTTTCAAATTTTCCATATTCAGTAATTCTTCAGCTAGATCAATGAGGTCAAACTGGGTCAACCTAGAATACTGATCATGATAAGGAGGTCCAAACCTCTCCGTACCTCTGCGTCGACTTCATCAAATAGCTGGCACCACGGGGAGTTCAGTCCACAGATGGCAAATTCATAGGAACACAGGTAGAACGCCGCCTCCACTGAGTCTGAAAggaacatcacacacaccagtgagctGTCATGCAGTCTGTCTGCTATGGCTCTCTAAAGCAGTTCTGGttcagtcctggtcctggagcatCCCTACCAGGTGGGCAACTAGGGTTGTCGACTGACGCTTTCTCCAGCTCTCGCGCTGTGCAAAGAAACCTCTCTTACCCTAAGATCGTTCTGATAAACATTGTTAGTGTGATTCCCACAATGTTTTATGGTATCGATTGGTGATCGATTGACCATACTGATATTGTATGGTCGGTCAGGggcgattctaagggcctgtgactgacaggggccctaaaactGTATTAATTAAATTGTGGAGCCCAATGTAATATCCTTTACATCTGGCTTTCCATATCCTTGGCACACCTAAAGTTTTTTCACAGGCGACATACACTCTCTCAACCAATCACAAGCCATGTCCCAACTCAGAGGCACTGTGACTGCCCTTAGCACTGTGTCGCGAAACGCAGCTCCTGTCACTTAGCAACCTTGACGAAGGATGCACCCGTTGGCTAAGCGGCTGCGGCACAATGGGCCTTTCAAAAGGAAGCTAACTTCCACCTCTTGtgagagaccccccccccagatcagtgcagtggtggctcagcggttagagcgccgggatatcgataacagggttgtgggttcgattcccgggctcggcaagctgccactgttgggcccttgagcaaggccctttaccctctctgctccccgggcgctggagttggctgcccaccgctctgggtgtgtgtgtgtactcactgcccctaacacgtgtgtgtgtgtgagtgtgtgttcactaccagatgggttaaatgcggaggacacatttcgctgtacagtccacactgtacagtgacgaatacgtgcacctttatcctttatcctttatccagATGATGTCACCGGGTCCTTCTGCTGAAGGTGCGAGAGAAGGGCCTTAgcctagcaacatcctagcaaccacctgtgacaccatagaaACTACATGCCAACAACCTAGCAACTTGTATGTGCCAATAATGGTAATTCCACAGAGCAGTACCTATACcctgttaaaagtagaagttccttgaggaacctttaggggttcttcaattcaaaactgtggaggaacctcttaaaaaaggttccttgaaggttcttcaaagcacctcCACAgtttacttttaacagtggcAATGTTCTTAGAACCTTCTACAATATCTAAAATATCTTTATTTACAGTATCTTGTGCAATTACAGTACAATGCATGTATGGTAATTACATTATGATGAAAAGACCAGATATTTGCATGCATGCAAATATCTGTGGAACCTTTTTATTGGCAAGATGATACATCAGCCCAGCTCTGAACCATGAACGTACATGAGGGGGACATGTAACCATCACACACTGACCCATGGTAATATTGGCGTAAGGGACCTGCAGCCGGTCGGCCAGTTTCTCCAGGACCCTCTTCATCTCCGGGCCCTCGTTGAAGCGGGTGACCTCTTCCACTGCCTTTTTATTCTTCTCCACCGTCTCCACCAGGCGACGGCACGAGTCAAAAAAGCGCATCAACTCGTCGTTCACAGCGTATTCAGAATCCTCTTCTTGGAAACgtcaaaaaaacacacacatttttgcaCAAGAAGGGTCATTAGTTTAgtgcacacaaacagacacgGGGACAAAGTGCACAAAAGCAGTGGACACACGTATGTAAACACCCTTGCGCAAGAAGCATACTGATATCATGCTACTAACCCTAGAGTTAAAAGTTTTCCCAATCAGTCAGGATGTGCATGTCGTCTAGTATCGCACTGATAGTGAGGCTAATGCTAGCGGCTAGAGAGTAGCGCCCTAGGGGGCGCTAGGGGTTTCCATATAGCAAGCCTTCGCGAATAACCATAAACAGAGtgggtgtgtcccaattgcatactaattactaatactaactagttGTTGAGTGTGAAGTATGTAGTGTAGATAAAAGTGCCAAGTTAAGATAAGCGGACACTATTaacccacaatgcaatgcaaaacagACAGGGAGGAGCTACTCGCATTTGGAACAATCATTAGAAAAAAATAGCGAATAACGATAACAAGTATAGCAGCAACTGCGGCCGGAGAAGTTGCAGTGACGTATGTTGGctgtagtattagtgtgtagtacacaattgggacgcagccaaaATATTCCACAGCTCTACTAAAGGACTAAAACAAGGGCTGTGACCTAAATGGCTCCCTATTGGCATTTTAGGGCACTAATGAGTATGTCGGCCATTTTTCCCTCAGTGCCCGAAATCGTAAAGCGGAATATGAAGGGGATTTTGAGAGTACTGCAATCCCCCACAATGCACTCTCAATTTATAGGAAACAGTGTAGCTCACTACACGAGCTGAATGTGGACCACAATGCATTGCGCATGTCTCGTTACTAATGCTGGATTCCTTTTAAACTGGGATGTCGAATGTTTCGAGTTCCAAGTAGGACATTTCGACTGGAATTTCGCCCCCCCACAAGTGGGATTTTCTACGCGGGACAGTcaggagagcctcaccaaccctaaataataatcatattaatatttaataatcgCTGGTCGTAGGTCTTTCTAGGGGATGTGGCCCTTTCATGGCTGTATACTGGCTGCCATCTGTCCCTCTTCTGTGCCACCATTCTATGCAGCATGGGCCACAAGTAAGTACCAGGTGTGGCCCAGGCTCGGGCCAAATCAATTCTATTCGGATGGCCCAGTTGTTAAGTAAGTGTGGCCAGTTGAGTTGTGGGTCACTTCTAGCAGTGGTGGTTTAAATGTGGCTGAGATGCGTCCTTTTCCGAGCTCTGGCAACCACATCTGGCCCTCGTCTGTGCCATCATTGCATGTGGGACGTGGGCCACAAGTAGGTGCTAGATGTGGACCAGGTTTGCCCTGTGGATCACTGAAACATGCATCCTTCCCTTGACACTTTCTTGACTGGAGAACGTCCTTTCTGCCTGCAGAGGTCGCACTCGGACATGGACATGGACCGCTGCCATGAAACACAATAGGTTTCCCAAAGAAACCCAAAAGAGTtaaaaatccaagatggccgccCGTACATCAACAGTAGTAAAAGCATCCTCTACTTAACTTGGGACAATGCTGTCAATGTTAGCCTCGGACATTAAAAAGTGGGgcatattttggttagattcgCCATAAGAAACTGAAGTAAAGGATGGTCAAACCAGCTGTGTTGGACTCCGAAGTCTTCAGCGAACTGTTTTAGAGAATGTTTATGGGAATGATCAACTGGAACGCGGTCGACGTGGGTGTGACGCCATTCCCAGCTGTGACATCCGACTTCCGAGGTAAATTTACAGTAGCTTAAGCTACAGACAGCGGAACGAACTGGAGTCGGCGATGTTTGCCCATATGAGTCCAGTGGAGGCTGCGAATTTGAGACATTTTCTGGCgcatgatgatgataatgatgatgtcCGAATTACTCAGGGAACTAAACAGGCCCTCCCTGTATGGCGCAATGCTATTCAGGAAGTAGGGAGCCATTTCGGTCACAGCCAAGTTATTATAACATGTTATTTAGAAGACTGCAGCCAAAATATCACGTCTAACTTCTTAAATTTCAATGTTCTGAAGTTTTCTGAGCTTCTCAATAATTCAAACTACCCCAAAAACCACCGGTTAGCGTGTATTTCACGTTTGCATGTTTACTTAATAACACAGTAATAAAGTAAATCAATAATTTCATAATTTAGACAAtgggtggaattccccttcagTCCATAAGAAATGGTACCAAAGGTCTTGAGTTACGTCCATACGTTACCTTCAACGCCGAAGAACTCCTTCAGGCCTTGCTTGAAAGCCAAGGTGCTGTTCACACACCTATGTTTGGAGCTGGTGATGAACTTGACCCGCTTGTCCAGAAGGTTTTTCTTGCTCAGGAGGGTAGGGAATGCCTTGGCCAGCCTTTGGGCCAGATGCCTGTGGTCTGCTCTACCTTTGTCCACAAGGCGACCATCCATCTCCTCCTTGTACCACATCTTCCAGGCTTTGAGCTCAGGCAGAAAGCTCAAGTCGCCCTTGGCCTCCGACTTGACCAGGTTCTGAAACGTGTCAATCTTTCGGACGTTTCCAGCAGTTGGGAATCTGGTGCCATGCCTGATGATGGCTGTGAGGTGGACGGCGGTGCACTTTGGGGCAGGAGGCTTGACCGCAGAGTGGTTCAGGGCGAGAATGTCGACCAGCAAATACGGGTTGGCCTCT
The Salminus brasiliensis chromosome 10, fSalBra1.hap2, whole genome shotgun sequence genome window above contains:
- the LOC140564464 gene encoding multiple inositol polyphosphate phosphatase 1-like isoform X2, with protein sequence MLEKPPPTVSFIAAVHFLTVCLAPVSPCHVSAAATDQNIPAIANYFNTKSRYEEANPYLLVDILALNHSAVKPPAPKCTAVHLTAIIRHGTRFPTAGNVRKIDTFQNLVKSEAKGDLSFLPELKAWKMWYKEEMDGRLVDKGRADHRHLAQRLAKAFPTLLSKKNLLDKRVKFITSSKHRCVNSTLAFKQGLKEFFGVEEDSEYAVNDELMRFFDSCRRLVETVEKNKKAVEEVTRFNEGPEMKRVLEKLADRLQVPYANITMDSVEAAFYLCSYEFAICGLNSPWCQLFDEVDAEVIEYSGDLKQYWKKGYGHDINSKSSCILFHDLFIRLETAANQSKSGLPVSEAVTVQVGHAETLLPLLTLLGLFKDSTSLTSTNFALQRGRAFRCSRNMPYTANLLAALYDCPDGFRLQVRVNEKPVTLPGLDSFSPLYQDVKEQYKQLLQGCNQDTVCQMST
- the LOC140564464 gene encoding multiple inositol polyphosphate phosphatase 1-like isoform X1 — protein: MLEKPPPTVSFIAAVHFLTVCLAPVSPCHVSAAATDQNIPAIANYFNTKSRYEEANPYLLVDILALNHSAVKPPAPKCTAVHLTAIIRHGTRFPTAGNVRKIDTFQNLVKSEAKGDLSFLPELKAWKMWYKEEMDGRLVDKGRADHRHLAQRLAKAFPTLLSKKNLLDKRVKFITSSKHRCVNSTLAFKQGLKEFFGVEEEDSEYAVNDELMRFFDSCRRLVETVEKNKKAVEEVTRFNEGPEMKRVLEKLADRLQVPYANITMDSVEAAFYLCSYEFAICGLNSPWCQLFDEVDAEVIEYSGDLKQYWKKGYGHDINSKSSCILFHDLFIRLETAANQSKSGLPVSEAVTVQVGHAETLLPLLTLLGLFKDSTSLTSTNFALQRGRAFRCSRNMPYTANLLAALYDCPDGFRLQVRVNEKPVTLPGLDSFSPLYQDVKEQYKQLLQGCNQDTVCQMST